AAAAGACTGTTATCCCTTAAAGCCTGTCCCGATATACCTATCCCAATGAGCCTGCCCCAAAATGCTCCTGTTTGGGGCTTTTGTTTGGGGTCTCCTGTTCAGGGTCATCCCGTAATGTTATTGTACGGGATCTCGCTCTTGCCAGACGCTAGACGCGACTCTTACGCTCTTTCTCATTCTTGTAGGAGAACGGAGAACCGTTCAACGGTCAACCAGTTTCTTTTGCACTTACGAACCCGCAACCCGCAACCCCGTCTCTCTTGCTTTTTCTTACAACTTGCAACTGCTCTTCACAACATACAGAGTTTTCTCGCAGCGAAAATCGGTTCTCTCCCCGCGAAGCGGGCATTGCGACCTGGGATGTTCTTCCCGGCCTTGCCTCCTGCCGAAGGCAGCCTTGCGTCTTATTCCGCTCTTTCCTGCCCGCAGACACAACCCCGGTCATCGTCATATTCTTCTGACGATTCTGAACTTGCTCTTGTCGGCTCTGTAGAGTGAAATTACGTATTCAATACATATATCGCTCTTTGTATAAGTGAATCTCTTCCGCATTATTGCGCATTCGTCTTGATCCTGTCGAAGGAAACGGGCTTCTTCTTTCTTGAGTCTAGTGAGTTCCATTTCTTCTTCTGCATAAGAGATGTTTATACTGAATTCCTTTCTCAAAATCCCATACAGAGATTCCTTTTCCATGTCTCTTTGTGTGATATTCAGAAAGCGAATATCTGCTCCAACGTTAAGATAAGCCTCTTCAATCGCGTATGGTTCGCCCTCGAGAAACCTGACTCTCTTGAGAAGAACGACCATAGCATCCGCCGGAATATCAAAGAGCTCAACCGCATCGGCCGGGACTCTCACGAGTTTGTTTTCGAGAACCACAGAACGGGTTTCACTGCCACGCTTTCTCGCTTCATCCGTAAATCCCGTGAGAATGGCCAACTGCTCTTCACGTTTCGAGCCGGTGACGAAGGTCCCCTTTCCCTTCAATCTTTCAATGAAGCCCTCTCTCCTGAGTTCATCCATGGCTCTTCGGACGGTCAATCTGCTAATGCCGTAATTCTGACAGAGCTCCTTCTCTGTAGGAAGCTTGTCGCCTTTTTGGTACTTTCCGGAATTCAGAGATTCTTTCAAGTCGACATACAACTTGTAATATAGCGGAATCGGTGTTTCGCCCATGACGACCCCCTTCAATCTCTATAATTAAGCTTCCCGGGATAGAGAAGGCAGTCTCCAACGAAGTTTATGAACTCCATCCCTGACTCCTTCCATTGATTGTAGTCGAGTTTCCGAGCCCTTATCTTTTGTGCGCTGTCTTTAATACCGATCAGATCGTCTGAACGATCCATGATCTCGAATTTTTCATATTTTAGCAAATAATCCATCATCTTCATAGTTATGACAAAGAAGTTGTCATCATTTCTCGGAAAGAACTCGACTCCGCTGCAGTTGGCATTTGCATATTTTCTGTAGAAGGGCATGAATTCACGACTTCTCAATATTAGATCCGGGAATTCACTTCTTAGAATCTTCGCAAAATCCGATCCGTCTATCCATGGAGCTCCGATCAGAATGAAGGGCTTAAATGTGCCGCGGCCTTCGGAGACGTTTGTGCTTTCAAAGAAGCAGGTTCCTGCATAGCCGAGAAGGGATTCATAGGTCGGCACATTCGGTGAAGGCACATTCCACAAAAGAGACGTGACATCGTAAGTTTCACCATTCCAACCCTCAAGCTTCACGACTTGCAAGTCGAGATCAAGTTTCACGAGCTTCTTGAAATATTTAGCGAGCTCTCCTGCAGTAAGTCCGTACTGGAGGGGCAGTCTATAGCCGCCAACAAAGGTCTGCAACTCATCGTCTATTCTGCTTCCGAAGACCCCTCTGCCCAGCGGATTCGGCCTGTCAAGTACGGTATACTGAATACCGGCTTCGGCCGCCGATTCCATTGTATAAGCTAGAGTGTAGATAAATGTATAGAACCTCAGCCCTACATCCTGTATATCGTAAACCAGTACATCTATACCCTCAAGGTCTTCCTGCATAGGTTTGCGCTTGTCTCCATATAGACTCACTACGGGAATGCCATACTTCGGATGGAGACCATCGCTCACGTGTGCTCCGTCGGCAACTCCTCCAAGGCCGTGCTCGGGTGTGAAAATCCTCTTCACATTGACACCGTTTTCGAATAAGAGGTCTATACCCCAGTTAAGATTAGAGTCGACAAATGAGTAGTTTGTAACAAGGCCGACTGCCTTGTTCTTCAAATCGGCAAATTCATTTCTTTGCAGAACATCGATACCCAGTAGAATCATGTAAAAAACCCCCTCGAAGTTTTGTATACTTGTCAATCACAATCATGCCATATTGTCATATCATTTTCCCAATCTTGGAGAGTCTTTTACAATTATCGGTTGGAATTGACATTGGAGAAGAAAAGAGCCGACATTAATCGGCTCTTAAGTCATTACGATCAAGCTTCATTGATTTGCGTGCAGTTATTTTTGTCCGTAGTGATGTTTTACGAAATCCTGCATTTTTAGGCAGTCATCATGAGAAATCACACGGGGAGTTCCGATGATCGTTGCCATGATGATAGTCTTTGCGGATTTCTCAAGTACCTCGGCTACCTTGAAAGCCTCGCTCAGGTTGCCGCCAACGCAGACAGCTCCGTGGTTAGCCAGCAACGCTGCGTTGTTGTTGCCTAGGGCTGAGACTACGTTTGCTGCGAGTTCTTCTGTTCCGGGCAATGCGTAAACTGCACATTTGACACCCTCTCCGATTATCTGTATTAATTCTTCGGAGACGGCAGGAATGTCTTTCCTTGCAATTGCGAAAGCCGTAGAGTACTGGGGATGGGTGTGGATAACCGCCCCAACATCCGGCCGGTGCCTGTAGATCATTCTGTGCAGAGCATGCTCTATGCTTGGCTTTCGTTTGCTGTCAATAGTATTGCCTTTCATATCTGCCATCACAATATCATCGATCTTCAAACACCCATAGCTCATCCCGCTTGGAGTTATCAGGAAGGTTTCGTCATTTACTTTGACGCTTATGTTTCCCCATGTTCCAACCGTCATACCCCGGTCTTCCATTCTCTTGCAGGCATCAAGCACCAGACCTGCAAATTCATCTTTATTCATGCGTATACGCCTCCAATTCTTCCATTATTGAATGGGTACTATCGTAGATTCTCTTGTATATTCCAAATAGATTCTCGTATCTTTTCGACCTGATCGGATCGGGGATTACAGTCTCAACATGTCTGACCAGTTTGGCAGCTTCTCTCGGATCGCCAATTTCATTTGTGGCAAGAAGGGCGAGTATCAGATTACCTATTGCACCGGTGTCCTGAGTCTCTAGCGTTCTCACTTTCTTTCCATAAATATCAGACTGTATCTTCCGCCAGACAGAACTCTTGCTGCCTCCTCCCATAACGTTTACACTGTCGAAATTGACTCCCAACTCCTCGACGACTTTCATGCAGTCCTTTATCGAGAATGATACTCCTTCCATGATTGCTCTTACCATGTGAGCTTTTGAGTGCTTCATCGTGAGTCCGAAGAAGACACCCCGGGCCTTTGAGTCCCAAAGGGGAGTTCTTTCGCCCATCAGGTATGGAAGGAAAACCAGGCCTTCCGATCCGAGAGAAATGCTCTCAGCGAGAGAGGAGTATTCATCAAACACCTCGCTGCTTCTTTCTTTGTCAAAGCAGTTTCTGAACCAAGTCAAGCTGGAAGCTGCCGTCTGCGTTATTCCCAGGATATCCCAGTAACCTTCCAGAGGGTAGCTCCAGCACATTACTCTCTTCTTGGGATCTATTACTGGAGTGGATGTACAGGCGGCGACTACCCCCGCGGTTCCAACTATTACAGATACCTCGCCTTCTCCGAGTAGGCCGGAACCCAATTCGGCTACAGAGTGATCAGAACCGCCGTTCACCACTGGTGTTCCCAGGACCAGGCCGGTCTCTCCTGCCGCTTTCTCGGTGACTTGGCCGATTATTCTCGCTGAAGGAATCACCTGCGAAAGAAGTTTCCCATCCAGACCTATTAGTTCGAGAGCCTCTTTGCTCCATTGATTCTTTCTTATGTCGAAGACAGCCGTTCCCGAAGCGTCCGAGGGATCTGTAACCTTGCTGCCTGTCAATAGGAATTTTATATAATCCTTGGCGATCATTATCGATTTCGTTTTTTCGAAGACTTGGGGTCTGTGTTTTTTCACCCAGCAAATCTGTGGCGCTGAATATGTAGTTGTCGGAAAGTTCCATGTGAGTTCAAAGAGCCTCTCTGACTTTCCATCTTTGTTCCATTCCTCTATTATTTCGCTGCTTCTCTGGTCGAGCCATGTTATCGAAGGTCCAATAGGCTCGTCGTCTGAGTCAAGATAGACATGAGTATGCATCTGACCGCAGATCGAGATCGCCTTGACAAGCCTGGGCAGATTTCTATCAGTAGCAGACAAGTCTCTTACGCAATCTATGATACCTTTCCACCAAAGGGATGGATCTTGCTCGGCCTGTCCCGGTAGTTCAGAAATTATCGGATACTCGGCATAAGCGGATTGCTGAATATCACCTTCTAGAGAAACGAAAGAGAGTTTCACTCCCATGGTTCCCAAATCAATCGAGAGAATTCCTTGCTTCATCGTCGCCTCCGGCATGTAAATCGTCGAAATGCTGTTGAGTAAAATGTGCCAGTATAATGATAACTTCATATCATATGTTATCACCTACAGCTTACCAAATAAAATGTAATTGGAGAAATCCGATTAGGAACAAATATCCAACAGTTCCAACGATTAGGACTGATTTCCGACGAATAATTCAGTTTAGTGTTAGCCGGAGCAGTTTTCACACGATCTGGTAGAAGAGCACTCATAAAGCCACTGGAAGAAAGCACACGAAGTTGATTTCTTAAAGTTCTCCGTGAATACTGGATGAGATAATCCGGAAATCGAGACTATTTATCGCTACATGACCTTCATTAGCTGTGAGTTCGAATAACGAGTGATCTTCGGATATGGATCTGTCAGAGCGAATTGATAGAATTGCAATGTTGATCACAAGTAATCATGTTTACGACGACGCTTTTTCTTATTACCTTATGGGCCGGCCTACCGGTCACATAGAAGGAGGGATGTGAATGAACAAGAAGCTTCTGATGCTCCTGTTCTGTGTCTTGTTTACAGTTGCCGTCTTAGCAGCGAACTATGAGATTGCCGTCGTTGTCAAGATCGGTGGAATCCCCTGGTTCAACAGAATGGAAGTCGGTGTAAAAGATGCAGCAGATGAACTCGGCGTGAATGCCTATCAGATAGGGCCTTCCGATGCAGATCCTGCACAGCAGGTTAAGATTGTTGAAGACCTTATTGCCAAGGGCGTCGACGCCATCTGCGTAGTACCTAATGATGCTAAGGCTCTTGAGCCTGTCTTCGAGAAGGCAAGAGCGAACGGTATCATCATCATCACACACGAGTCGCCAGAGCAGAAAGGTGGCGACTGGGACGTAGAAACGATAGACAACGTCAAGTTCGGAGAGGCAAACTTCGAGAAACTTGCTCAGCTTATGGGTGGAGAAGGCGAGTTTGCCGTTTTCGTCGGCGGGCTCACAGTTCCTCTTCACAACTTCTGGGCGGACGTTGGACTTGCCTATGTTGCAGAGAAGTATCCTAATATGAAGCTGGTAACTGAGAGAATCCCATGTGGTGAGAGTGTCGAGCTTTCCTATCAGAAGACGCTTGAGCTTCTCAATGCATATCCTAATCTAAAAGGTATAGTCGGCTTTGGTTCATTAGGACCGATCGGAGCATCTCAGGCACTCAACGCAAGGAACATGAAGGGAAAGGTACAGATTGTCGGGACGGTTATTCCAAGCCACGCTGATCCCTATCTAAAACAAGGACTAATGCAGTGGGGTTACCTGTGGGATCCAAAGGATGCCGGATTTGCACAGGTTTATCTTGCGAAAACACTGCTGGATGCAAAGAATGCTCTTGCAGAAGCTGGAATTCCGGAGGGTATTTTGCCGGCGGTCGTCGATGGCTTTGAGATACCCGGTCTTGGAAAGGCAACTCTCGAAGGAAACATAGTCAAATTTGACGCGCAAGTCGATATAACTGCTGAAAACGCCCTTTCTTACGGGTTCTGATTTCGAGAGGGGGTCCGCCCCCTCTCTTTCCGGTGATGTAATTATGGCTGAAAAGTTGTTGGAGATGAAGAATATCTCGAAGAGATTCGGAGGTGTACTTGCCCTCGATTCGGTCGATTTCGAAATAGAGAAGGGCGAGGTCCATTGCCTGGTCGGTGAGAACGGTTCGGGCAAAAGCACCCTGATAAAGATCATCTCGGGTATTCACACGCCCGATCCCGGCGGTGAGATCTATGTCGACGGAAGAAGGATAAGCCACCAGAAGTCCTCTAACAGTGTGAGGGAGGGAATCCAGGTTATCTATCAGGATCTCTCACTCTTCCCAAATCTTACCGTTGCCGAGAATATCGCCATTTCTTCGAGAGTGGAAGCGGGAAGTCGCCTTATGAAATGGAAAGAGACCGAAGAAGAGGCTTTGAAAACGATGGGAAAGATTGGAGTCTCTTTAGATCCAAGACGTGAAGTGAGCGAGCTTTCCATAGCAGAAAGACAAGTTGTGGCGATATGCAGGGCAATAAATGCCAAGGCGAGACTTGTAATAATGGACGAACCCACGGCTTCCCTCAGCAAGAAAGAGGTGAAGTCGCTGATTAGAGTGATAAATGAGCTTCAGAACAGAGAAATCTCCACGATTTTCGTTAGCCATAAACTTGATGAAATAATGGAGGTAGCCCAGCGAGTTACCGTTCTTCGTGACGGGAAGAAAGTTGGCGCCTTCGATGCAACAGAATTGACGCGACAGAGGCTCTCATTTCTCATGACAGGAAAGGAGTTCCAGTACTCCAAACTGACTCCGTATTTTGGTGAAGAAGTTGTTCTAGAAGTCAGAAATCTCTCAAGAAGAAACAATTACAAGGAAATTGATCTGAAGGTTCACAAGGGTGAAATAGTAAGTATCACAGGCTTGATGGGTTCAGGCAGAACCGAGTTTGTTCTCTCACTCTTCGGAATGAATCCTCCTGACGTAGGAGAGATCTTCGTAGAAGGGAAGAGAATTAACCCTGGAAGCGCCATGGCCGCTATGAGAGCGGGAATTGCATATGTGCCTGAGGATAGATTACAAAATGGTCTTGTTATGGAGCAGCCAGTGAGCAAGAACATAGTGCTGACGGTTCTCAAGAGAATACTGTCGAGAATCAGGCTTTTGAGCAAGGTCAAGGAGAGAAAAGAAGTGAGGCGGTGGGTCGACGAGCTTTCGATCAAAATTCCCTCAGCGGATTCTCCGGTTAACACGCTTTCAGGCGGCAATCAACAGAGGGTTGTAATCGCAAAGTGGTTAGCGATAAATCCGAAGGTGTTGATTCTCGATTCCCCGACTGTGGGAATAGACGTTGCGGCGAAGGACAGCATTTACAAGATAATAAGAGAACTAGCTGCAGAAGGAATTTCGATAATCATGATCACGGATGAAGCAGAAGAAGCAATCTATCATTCAAACACGACTTATATTATGAGCGCGGGAAGAATAATCGGAAAGTACAACTCCAGCGAGCTCACGGAGAGAGAGCTGTATGAAAAGATCAACGGACAGTAATTCAAGATTGAGAAAAGTATTCGGCAAGAGCGAGTTTTATCTCTTGCTTGTAATAATAGTCGTCTCACTTTTCTTCACCATTTTGAAGCCAAGTTTTCTTGCTTTCACCAATCTCTACGGGATGGTTGAGAGCAACTCCTTTCTAGCGATAATGGCCGCAGGCGTCTTGGTTGTCCTGATCTCAGGAGGAATTGACATCTCATTTACGGCAACTGCGACTGTTGCGCAATATGTAATGGCTACCATCGTAATCCATTGTGGCGGGAATATGTTCCTGGCCTTTGCAATAGGGGCTCTTGTCGGAATTGCTCTGGGTTTGGTCAATGCTTTACTTATCTATTTCCTCAAGACGCCGCCAATAATCGTGACGATCGCAACCATGAACCTGTTCTACGGCCTTCTGATATTTATCAGCGGCGGTACATGGATTTACGGCTTTCCAATGTGGTTCATGGAGAGGAATCTCGTCAGATTCGGAGACAACCCTGGAATTACTATACCGATTCTGGTTCTAGTTCTTTCCTTCATTCTTACGTGGCTGATACTTAAGTACACGGCTCTGGGGAGAAACATATACGCCGTGGGAGGAAATCAGGAAGCGGCAAGACGTGTGGGCATAAGTGTTCTCAAAACGCAGCTATTCGTCTATTGTTACATGGGTTTTCTTGCAGGCATCGCCTCAACAGTTCAAGCGAACATGATGTTGACTGTCGCCCCCAATGCCTTGATGGGCAGAGAACTGGAAGTTCTGGCGGCTGTTGTTCTTGGAGGAGCAAGCCTTGCAGGAGGTACGGGTAGTATTCTTGGGACGGTTCTTGGTTTCGGTTTGATTGTCATCGTTCAGAATGGCCTTACGTTACTCGGAATTTCCTCTTACTGGCATAAGGTATTTATCGGAGCGATCATCGTCGTCAGCGTGGGGATAACGGCCTATCAGAGAAAAGTCCGCGAGAGAAAAGGAGCGATAATCAATGTTGAAAACTGACACAGGCAGAGGAAGACTATCAAAGCACTCCGAGATCCTCTCACTTGGAGCGATTCTGGCCATCCTGGTGCTATTGTTCTCGCTCGCTCTTCCGGGAAAATTCCTCAGGCCCAGCAACCTCCAGTCGATGGCATTCCAGCTTCCTGAGCTGGGAGTACTGGCATTTGCGATGATGATAACGATGCTCACTGGTGGGATTAACCTGTCGATAATAAGTTCGGCGAATCTCTCCGGGATAATTATGGCGATGATTTTGACGGGGGATTTAGCGTCGAGTGCGGGAGGAGCCGGACTGGGCTGGACGATCTTTCTGGCTGTGCTCGCAGGGTTATCGATTTCACTCATAGTGGGACTAGTAAATGGAATGATAATCGCGTACATCGGTGTTTCGCCAATTCTTGCGACGCTAGGAACTATGACTCTTCTCGAAGGAATAAGCCTGGTTATAACCAGAGGGTATGTTATTTCAGGCCTGCCAAGGAACCTTCTTGTAATTGGCAATGGAACCTTCCTGGGAATACCGGTACCGATGTTTATTCTAATAGCGGTTGCGGTGGTTGTTGCGATAATTCTGAACAAGACGCGGCTGGGTTTATCGACCTATATGATTGGTTCAAATATTAAAGCTACTAATTTCTCTGGGATAAGCACCAACAAGGTGACCATTCTCGTTTACATGATCTCGGGTTTTCTGGCCGGGATAGCCTCTTTGATAATGATTGCGAGATTCAATTCCGCAAAGGCCGGTTACGGTTCTTCATATCTTCTAGTTACCGTGTTAGTTTCAGTTCTAGGTGGAATCAATCCAAATGGTGGATTCGGGAAAGTGTCCGGTGTCTTCCTTGGGTTGGTCTTGCTACAGGTTATCTCAAGTGGACTAAACCTTCTCGGAATCAGTCAGTTCTTGACGCTTGCATTGTGGGGAGCGTTGCTTCTTGGAGTCGAAGCCCTGAGACTTGCAAAGAGAAGAGGAAGATGAGCAAGGTGTGCTGGAGTTGAGCGGATGGCTTTGAAGAAAGAAGACAGAAGACAGAACATTCTTAGCGTTCTTTCCGAAAGAGAATCGATCAATACTCAAGAACTTGCATCTCTAATGGATGTTTCTCTAGTCACGCTGAGAAGAGACTTGAGAGATCTACAGAAATCAGGTCTTGTGATCAACGGATATGGAGTAGTAAGAGCGGTTAATCAGGAAACAGACCCCAACAGCTTCTTTCTGAAAAGGTTGAGGTTATCAAGAGAGGCTAAAGAGAGGATCGCTGAAAAGGCAATAGAGTTTGTAGAAGAGAATGATGTCCTCTTCATAGATGAAAGCACCACATGCTACGTATTCGCTTTGAAGCTATCCAGGGCTTTCAATAAACTGCACATAATCACAAATGGAATCAACATACTGCTTGCGCTCTCGAAAGTCCAGGGTTTTTCGGTTGAGTCGAGCGGCGGCAGTCTCCAGTATGGATTTGATTCGCTTATTGGCCCCAGAGCCGAAAGTCTCGTGAGCTCTATATATGCAAACAAGTTCTTCTTTTCATGTGCCTCGCTAAGAAAGAAGATAGGGACATTCGAGTTGAGTC
This sequence is a window from Mesotoga infera. Protein-coding genes within it:
- a CDS encoding GntR family transcriptional regulator → MGETPIPLYYKLYVDLKESLNSGKYQKGDKLPTEKELCQNYGISRLTVRRAMDELRREGFIERLKGKGTFVTGSKREEQLAILTGFTDEARKRGSETRSVVLENKLVRVPADAVELFDIPADAMVVLLKRVRFLEGEPYAIEEAYLNVGADIRFLNITQRDMEKESLYGILRKEFSINISYAEEEMELTRLKKEEARFLRQDQDECAIMRKRFTYTKSDICIEYVISLYRADKSKFRIVRRI
- a CDS encoding DUF1343 domain-containing protein, producing the protein MILLGIDVLQRNEFADLKNKAVGLVTNYSFVDSNLNWGIDLLFENGVNVKRIFTPEHGLGGVADGAHVSDGLHPKYGIPVVSLYGDKRKPMQEDLEGIDVLVYDIQDVGLRFYTFIYTLAYTMESAAEAGIQYTVLDRPNPLGRGVFGSRIDDELQTFVGGYRLPLQYGLTAGELAKYFKKLVKLDLDLQVVKLEGWNGETYDVTSLLWNVPSPNVPTYESLLGYAGTCFFESTNVSEGRGTFKPFILIGAPWIDGSDFAKILRSEFPDLILRSREFMPFYRKYANANCSGVEFFPRNDDNFFVITMKMMDYLLKYEKFEIMDRSDDLIGIKDSAQKIRARKLDYNQWKESGMEFINFVGDCLLYPGKLNYRD
- a CDS encoding class II aldolase/adducin family protein; the protein is MNKDEFAGLVLDACKRMEDRGMTVGTWGNISVKVNDETFLITPSGMSYGCLKIDDIVMADMKGNTIDSKRKPSIEHALHRMIYRHRPDVGAVIHTHPQYSTAFAIARKDIPAVSEELIQIIGEGVKCAVYALPGTEELAANVVSALGNNNAALLANHGAVCVGGNLSEAFKVAEVLEKSAKTIIMATIIGTPRVISHDDCLKMQDFVKHHYGQK
- the xylB gene encoding xylulokinase — its product is MKLSLYWHILLNSISTIYMPEATMKQGILSIDLGTMGVKLSFVSLEGDIQQSAYAEYPIISELPGQAEQDPSLWWKGIIDCVRDLSATDRNLPRLVKAISICGQMHTHVYLDSDDEPIGPSITWLDQRSSEIIEEWNKDGKSERLFELTWNFPTTTYSAPQICWVKKHRPQVFEKTKSIMIAKDYIKFLLTGSKVTDPSDASGTAVFDIRKNQWSKEALELIGLDGKLLSQVIPSARIIGQVTEKAAGETGLVLGTPVVNGGSDHSVAELGSGLLGEGEVSVIVGTAGVVAACTSTPVIDPKKRVMCWSYPLEGYWDILGITQTAASSLTWFRNCFDKERSSEVFDEYSSLAESISLGSEGLVFLPYLMGERTPLWDSKARGVFFGLTMKHSKAHMVRAIMEGVSFSIKDCMKVVEELGVNFDSVNVMGGGSKSSVWRKIQSDIYGKKVRTLETQDTGAIGNLILALLATNEIGDPREAAKLVRHVETVIPDPIRSKRYENLFGIYKRIYDSTHSIMEELEAYTHE
- a CDS encoding autoinducer 2 ABC transporter substrate-binding protein, which translates into the protein MNKKLLMLLFCVLFTVAVLAANYEIAVVVKIGGIPWFNRMEVGVKDAADELGVNAYQIGPSDADPAQQVKIVEDLIAKGVDAICVVPNDAKALEPVFEKARANGIIIITHESPEQKGGDWDVETIDNVKFGEANFEKLAQLMGGEGEFAVFVGGLTVPLHNFWADVGLAYVAEKYPNMKLVTERIPCGESVELSYQKTLELLNAYPNLKGIVGFGSLGPIGASQALNARNMKGKVQIVGTVIPSHADPYLKQGLMQWGYLWDPKDAGFAQVYLAKTLLDAKNALAEAGIPEGILPAVVDGFEIPGLGKATLEGNIVKFDAQVDITAENALSYGF
- a CDS encoding sugar ABC transporter ATP-binding protein, yielding MAEKLLEMKNISKRFGGVLALDSVDFEIEKGEVHCLVGENGSGKSTLIKIISGIHTPDPGGEIYVDGRRISHQKSSNSVREGIQVIYQDLSLFPNLTVAENIAISSRVEAGSRLMKWKETEEEALKTMGKIGVSLDPRREVSELSIAERQVVAICRAINAKARLVIMDEPTASLSKKEVKSLIRVINELQNREISTIFVSHKLDEIMEVAQRVTVLRDGKKVGAFDATELTRQRLSFLMTGKEFQYSKLTPYFGEEVVLEVRNLSRRNNYKEIDLKVHKGEIVSITGLMGSGRTEFVLSLFGMNPPDVGEIFVEGKRINPGSAMAAMRAGIAYVPEDRLQNGLVMEQPVSKNIVLTVLKRILSRIRLLSKVKERKEVRRWVDELSIKIPSADSPVNTLSGGNQQRVVIAKWLAINPKVLILDSPTVGIDVAAKDSIYKIIRELAAEGISIIMITDEAEEAIYHSNTTYIMSAGRIIGKYNSSELTERELYEKINGQ
- a CDS encoding ABC transporter permease, producing the protein MKRSTDSNSRLRKVFGKSEFYLLLVIIVVSLFFTILKPSFLAFTNLYGMVESNSFLAIMAAGVLVVLISGGIDISFTATATVAQYVMATIVIHCGGNMFLAFAIGALVGIALGLVNALLIYFLKTPPIIVTIATMNLFYGLLIFISGGTWIYGFPMWFMERNLVRFGDNPGITIPILVLVLSFILTWLILKYTALGRNIYAVGGNQEAARRVGISVLKTQLFVYCYMGFLAGIASTVQANMMLTVAPNALMGRELEVLAAVVLGGASLAGGTGSILGTVLGFGLIVIVQNGLTLLGISSYWHKVFIGAIIVVSVGITAYQRKVRERKGAIINVEN
- a CDS encoding ABC transporter permease — protein: MLKTDTGRGRLSKHSEILSLGAILAILVLLFSLALPGKFLRPSNLQSMAFQLPELGVLAFAMMITMLTGGINLSIISSANLSGIIMAMILTGDLASSAGGAGLGWTIFLAVLAGLSISLIVGLVNGMIIAYIGVSPILATLGTMTLLEGISLVITRGYVISGLPRNLLVIGNGTFLGIPVPMFILIAVAVVVAIILNKTRLGLSTYMIGSNIKATNFSGISTNKVTILVYMISGFLAGIASLIMIARFNSAKAGYGSSYLLVTVLVSVLGGINPNGGFGKVSGVFLGLVLLQVISSGLNLLGISQFLTLALWGALLLGVEALRLAKRRGR
- a CDS encoding DeoR/GlpR transcriptional regulator gives rise to the protein MALKKEDRRQNILSVLSERESINTQELASLMDVSLVTLRRDLRDLQKSGLVINGYGVVRAVNQETDPNSFFLKRLRLSREAKERIAEKAIEFVEENDVLFIDESTTCYVFALKLSRAFNKLHIITNGINILLALSKVQGFSVESSGGSLQYGFDSLIGPRAESLVSSIYANKFFFSCASLRKKIGTFELSPFSASIKRKMLLNSSAKILLVDTSKFEVIAPFKMAEIGEIDRVITEDRDFLPSEG